DNA from Brachyspira aalborgi:
GGCGGCGTGAGTTTAATAACAATAAAAAGAGATATAGATTATATGAGGAATATGCTTCAAGCTCCGATTGAATACGACAAAACAAAGAAAGGTTATTTTTATTTGGATAAAATTTTTAGGCTTCCTCTTTTGTTTATAAACGAAGAAGAAGTTTTTTCAGGTTATGTCGCTATGAAACTGCTTTCTCAATATAAGGGAACTCCTATATATAGACATGTAAAAAATATTTTTGATTATTTTAATAATATAGTAATAAGGATAGATAAAAATAGTTTTGAAAAAAGAATAATTTTTATCGAAGAATATTCTCCCGATTTTTCCGAAAAGATTTGGAATATTTTAATTAAAGCTATAAAAGAAAATCGTTATATAGAATTTTCTTATAAAGGCGCTTGGCGAAAAAGCGAAGGACATGGTTATTATATCGCTCCTTATCAAATCGTTTCAAAAGCTGGAATTTGGTATTTTGCAGGATATTCAAAAAGGCAGAATGCGATTAGTTTATATTGTCTTCATAGAATAACCTCTATTAAACTTACAGATGAAACTTTTAAGCCTCCTAAAAATTTTAAATATACGAACGAAGATTATGATTCTTTCGGAGTATTTATAAACAAAGATATAAAGAAATGCAAAATAAGATTTTTTAACGAGTCTGTAGTATATGTTTCAGAGCGTAAATTTTCAAACGACCAGGTAATCGAAAAAAGAGAAGACGGTTCTATTATAATAACTTTTTCAAGCGGACAAATTTACGAGGTTTTAAGATTTGTTTTATCACAAGGTTGCAATGCAATTCCTTTAGAGCCAGACGAATTAGTTTGCGAATGGAAAAAGAATATAGAGATTATGTATAAAAATATTTAATTTAAATTTTTTATTTCATAATAGTATTGTCATAGCGACTTACTCAATCGTCATTACAAAGCTACTATGAGACTAAAGTCCGCCTTTGGCGAGCAATCTACTTTTAATAAAATTCATTTAATTAAATAAATTAAATTTTTAAAATTAACTTTCTTACAATCTGTATTGCTTCGCTAATGCTTGCAATGACGATTTAATGATTAAATTTTTTTAATTAAATATATTTTGATTATAAATAAAATTATTAAATATTCTAAAATGTATGAAATGTATAAAAAATGTAATTTTTTGGGTTAAAATTTTACTTTTTTATGAAAAATACTATAAAATATACTAAAAATATTATAAAAAAATCTTAATAAAAATTAGGAAAAAAATTAAAAAAAAGTTCTTGACTATTTTAAAAAATTTCTTAT
Protein-coding regions in this window:
- a CDS encoding helix-turn-helix transcriptional regulator, with amino-acid sequence MKNKKKNKKSSKASRNLPFARMLFIDKEIAKGDYPSAPFLAKKYGGVSLITIKRDIDYMRNMLQAPIEYDKTKKGYFYLDKIFRLPLLFINEEEVFSGYVAMKLLSQYKGTPIYRHVKNIFDYFNNIVIRIDKNSFEKRIIFIEEYSPDFSEKIWNILIKAIKENRYIEFSYKGAWRKSEGHGYYIAPYQIVSKAGIWYFAGYSKRQNAISLYCLHRITSIKLTDETFKPPKNFKYTNEDYDSFGVFINKDIKKCKIRFFNESVVYVSERKFSNDQVIEKREDGSIIITFSSGQIYEVLRFVLSQGCNAIPLEPDELVCEWKKNIEIMYKNI